Proteins encoded by one window of Lathyrus oleraceus cultivar Zhongwan6 chromosome 1, CAAS_Psat_ZW6_1.0, whole genome shotgun sequence:
- the LOC127136162 gene encoding uncharacterized protein LOC127136162, with amino-acid sequence MNVLLDSNVEALAFNYLNFGLVTVLNNLWTCLALLTAALSFWKIRSSGCSKLQEPVSVKTDPEVEALMSEAEKPRKTLNEIWNDDDDVDGVRKGKYTVYYEEDMQCGGGESGGGCGYGLMPVAGGWGPEDETEWWKRWEKVLRLRNGENENGWYTCQDLIGFNGNVVKRWDGGLTFVGSCITEESSWYRSS; translated from the coding sequence atGAACGTCTTGTTAGATTCCAACGTTGAGGCTTTAGCTTTCAACTACTTGAACTTCGGTTTAGTCACAGTTCTCAACAATTTATGGACCTGTCTAGCTCTCCTAACCGCCGCTCTCAGCTTCTGGAAGATTCGCTCATCGGGTTGTTCTAAATTACAAGAGCCGGTTTCGGTTAAAACCGACCCGGAAGTTGAAGCGTTGATGTCGGAAGCTGAGAAACCGAGGAAAACATTAAACGAGATTTggaatgatgatgatgatgttgatggtGTGAGGAAGGGGAAGTATACGGTGTATTACGAGGAAGATATGCAATGCGGTGGTGGAGAGagtggtggtggttgtggctaCGGGCTGATGCCGGTTGCGGGAGGGTGGGGACCGGAGGATGAGACGGAGTGGTGGAAACGATGGGAGAAGGTGTTGAGGTTGAGAAACGGAGAGAATGAGAATGGGTGGTACACGTGTCAAGATTTGATTGGGTTTAATGGAAACGTGGTTAAAAGATGGGACGGTGGTTTAACGTTTGTTGGTAGTTGCATCACAGAGGAATCATCATGGTATAGGTCCAGCTAA